One window of Sphingobacteriales bacterium genomic DNA carries:
- the cadA gene encoding cadmium-translocating P-type ATPase — protein MEQHHKHHQPEHQQHETLQVASTYSHYSHSAEHDKHAGHNVSDFWKRFIVCSVVSVPVLALSHMIQLWLGFEFSFTGDKYVLAALSTFIFIYGGYPFLKGLYDEVKENAIGMMTLIGVAISVAWAYSMAVTFGLQGMDFYWEMVTLIDIMLIGHYLEMKSVMGASRSLELLVKMMPSTAHHLVNGQIHDMPVSHLKIGDMIMIKPGEKIPVDGIVTEGESYVDESMLTGESKPVKKETGCKVIGGALNSNGSLTVKVISTGKDSYLNKVVKLVEDAQKVKSKTQNFADRAAKVLTFVALGGGIITLAVWLLLDYPFVFALERMVTVMVISCPHALGLAVPLVVAISTSVSAQKGLLIRNRTAFENARLITTIIFDKTGTLTKGSHELQEIKVLNSNFDEKELLRLASGIEQHSEHYIATGILRKANELNLEIPKSEKFNYLPGIGSEGIVDGKEVKVVGPNYLKEHNIKAISSADNLTGTVVYLLIENEVTGYFVFADHIRDSSLEAIEILNKAGIKNLLLTGDNEKVAKKVSEELKMDGYLANVLPHDKLEKVKELQVKGEYVAMTGDGVNDAPALAQADVGIAVGSGTDVAAETADIILVNSDPKDIANLILFGKATYNKMIQNLWWAVGYNIIVIPLAAGVLYKWNIMLSPAFGAVLMSASTIIVAINAQLLKRKMNQ, from the coding sequence ATGGAACAACATCACAAACATCATCAGCCAGAGCATCAGCAACACGAAACCCTTCAAGTAGCAAGCACTTATTCGCACTATTCTCATTCGGCTGAACATGATAAACACGCGGGACATAATGTTTCTGATTTTTGGAAGCGGTTTATTGTATGTTCCGTTGTGTCTGTTCCGGTGCTCGCCCTGTCTCACATGATACAACTGTGGTTGGGATTTGAATTCAGTTTTACGGGCGACAAATATGTATTGGCTGCCCTCTCCACTTTTATTTTCATCTATGGCGGCTATCCTTTTCTAAAGGGATTGTATGATGAGGTAAAAGAAAATGCCATTGGAATGATGACACTTATCGGTGTAGCTATTTCCGTTGCATGGGCTTACAGTATGGCTGTTACTTTCGGTTTGCAGGGGATGGATTTTTACTGGGAAATGGTAACCCTGATAGACATTATGCTCATAGGTCATTACCTTGAAATGAAGTCTGTGATGGGTGCTTCCCGCTCTTTGGAACTACTCGTTAAAATGATGCCCTCAACCGCACATCATTTGGTAAACGGTCAAATACACGATATGCCGGTAAGCCATTTAAAAATCGGAGATATGATAATGATTAAGCCGGGCGAAAAAATTCCGGTTGATGGAATTGTAACTGAAGGAGAAAGCTATGTGGATGAAAGTATGCTTACTGGTGAGAGTAAACCCGTAAAAAAAGAAACAGGCTGCAAAGTCATTGGCGGTGCTTTAAATAGTAATGGTTCTCTCACGGTGAAAGTAATAAGCACAGGCAAAGACAGCTATCTCAATAAGGTGGTGAAACTGGTAGAGGATGCTCAAAAAGTAAAATCCAAAACACAAAATTTTGCCGACCGTGCCGCAAAGGTCTTAACCTTCGTTGCCTTAGGTGGTGGCATAATAACGCTTGCGGTTTGGCTGCTGTTAGATTATCCGTTTGTGTTTGCATTGGAAAGAATGGTTACTGTAATGGTTATCTCATGTCCTCATGCTTTAGGATTGGCAGTGCCTTTGGTAGTAGCTATTTCAACTTCAGTTTCGGCACAAAAAGGTTTACTTATTCGCAACAGAACGGCTTTTGAAAATGCGCGACTGATTACTACCATCATTTTTGACAAAACCGGAACACTTACTAAAGGTTCGCATGAATTACAAGAAATAAAAGTCCTGAACTCTAATTTTGACGAAAAGGAACTGCTTCGGCTTGCTTCGGGCATTGAACAACATTCGGAACATTATATCGCCACAGGTATTCTGAGAAAAGCCAATGAACTAAATCTTGAAATTCCAAAATCAGAAAAATTCAACTATTTGCCCGGCATAGGTTCCGAAGGAATTGTAGATGGTAAAGAAGTAAAAGTTGTAGGCCCGAATTATTTAAAAGAACATAACATTAAGGCAATTTCTTCGGCAGATAATTTAACAGGCACTGTAGTTTACCTATTGATTGAAAATGAAGTTACAGGATATTTTGTTTTCGCTGACCATATCAGAGATAGTTCTCTTGAAGCTATTGAGATATTGAACAAAGCTGGAATAAAAAATTTATTGCTTACTGGCGACAACGAAAAAGTTGCAAAGAAAGTAAGCGAAGAATTGAAAATGGATGGCTATTTAGCCAATGTATTGCCGCATGATAAATTAGAAAAAGTAAAAGAACTTCAGGTAAAAGGAGAATATGTTGCCATGACAGGCGATGGCGTAAATGATGCACCCGCATTAGCTCAGGCGGATGTTGGCATTGCTGTTGGCTCTGGCACAGATGTGGCGGCAGAAACAGCAGATATTATTTTGGTGAACTCCGACCCGAAAGACATTGCCAATCTGATATTATTTGGAAAAGCCACTTACAACAAAATGATACAAAACCTGTGGTGGGCAGTGGGCTACAATATTATTGTAATCCCACTGGCAGCAGGCGTTTTATACAAATGGAATATTATGCTTAGTCCTGCATTTGGTGCAGTGTTGATGAGTGCAAGCACCATCATAGTAGCCATTAATGCTCAACTGTTAAAAAGAAAAATGAACCAATGA
- a CDS encoding class I SAM-dependent methyltransferase, translating into MTEQKFIPALGYNFLSEYYDLTVKLTMPEKKIRGKLIDFVNQLSGESILEFGFGTAQNLILLKQLKPEAFVQGVDIDPKIKSIAEYKLRKHNLEVPLHLYDGKTLPFTDNSFDKVFSSLVFHQLDAKTKLHCLIELHRVLKPNGKLLIGDWGGAKNKWMRFSFYAVQLLDGFKTTNDNVNGLMPQFISDAGFQQVSEVDFINTNIGTYSYYTAVKN; encoded by the coding sequence ATGACCGAACAAAAATTCATCCCCGCACTTGGCTACAATTTTCTGAGTGAGTATTACGACCTCACCGTTAAACTCACCATGCCTGAAAAAAAAATCCGCGGCAAGCTGATTGATTTCGTCAATCAGCTTTCAGGCGAAAGCATTTTAGAGTTCGGTTTTGGCACTGCACAAAATCTAATCCTGTTAAAGCAACTAAAACCCGAAGCATTCGTGCAGGGTGTGGACATAGACCCCAAAATAAAATCCATTGCTGAATACAAATTGCGGAAGCACAACTTAGAAGTGCCGCTTCATCTTTACGATGGAAAAACCCTGCCTTTTACTGACAACTCATTTGATAAAGTTTTCAGTTCGTTGGTCTTTCACCAGTTAGATGCAAAAACAAAACTGCATTGCCTTATAGAACTGCATCGTGTTCTCAAACCGAACGGCAAACTCCTGATTGGCGATTGGGGCGGTGCTAAAAATAAGTGGATGCGCTTTTCATTTTATGCCGTACAGTTATTAGATGGTTTCAAAACTACCAACGACAATGTAAACGGCTTAATGCCTCAATTCATTTCCGATGCGGGTTTTCAGCAAGTTTCGGAAGTGGATTTTATCAATACTAACATCGGAACATACAGTTATTACACAGCAGTAAAAAATTAA
- a CDS encoding efflux RND transporter permease subunit — translation MIEKIISWSTHNRFFVWVGILLIIAGGVFSVMNTPVDAIPDLSENQVIVYTEWMGRNPQIMEDQITYPLVSNLQGIPNVKDIRAASMFGMSFIFVIFNDDAEIYWARTRVLERLNFAQKALPQGVTPTLGPDGTGVGHVFWYTLKGNGYDLGELRAVQDWYVKFALQNVQGVSEVASFGGFQKQYQVSINPNKLIYYDVSAMDVANALKANNRDVGGSIYEMNRMGYMIRGLGYIKDIQDIEEISVGSYKSIPIKLKDVADVQMSSDIRLGIVDENGEGEVVGGVVVARYGENAKEVIDRVKERLGDVEKGLPPGVKIKVAYDRSDLIEAAIATLKEALWEEIAVVSLVVLLFLFHVRSAVVAIVTIPLSVLIGFILIKLFGISLNIMSLGGIALAIGDLVDAGIVMTENAYKNLVKEVIQNAD, via the coding sequence ATGATTGAAAAAATAATTTCATGGTCAACACATAACCGCTTCTTTGTTTGGGTGGGCATTTTGCTCATTATAGCGGGTGGCGTGTTTTCAGTAATGAATACACCGGTTGATGCCATTCCCGACCTTTCCGAAAATCAGGTGATTGTTTACACCGAATGGATGGGGCGCAACCCGCAAATCATGGAAGACCAGATAACTTACCCGTTGGTTTCCAACTTGCAGGGCATCCCCAATGTAAAAGATATTCGTGCGGCTTCCATGTTCGGTATGAGTTTCATCTTCGTCATTTTTAATGACGATGCAGAAATCTACTGGGCAAGAACCCGTGTATTAGAGCGACTGAATTTCGCTCAGAAAGCATTACCTCAGGGCGTAACACCAACTCTTGGTCCTGATGGAACAGGGGTTGGTCATGTGTTTTGGTACACCCTTAAAGGCAATGGATATGATTTAGGCGAACTCCGTGCCGTGCAGGACTGGTATGTAAAATTTGCCTTGCAAAATGTGCAGGGCGTAAGCGAAGTAGCATCCTTTGGAGGATTTCAAAAACAATATCAGGTCAGCATCAATCCTAACAAACTCATTTACTACGACGTATCGGCTATGGATGTTGCCAACGCGCTTAAAGCGAACAACCGCGATGTGGGCGGCAGCATTTACGAAATGAACCGAATGGGTTACATGATCAGGGGTTTGGGATACATAAAAGACATTCAGGATATAGAAGAAATTTCCGTTGGCTCTTACAAATCTATTCCTATCAAACTCAAAGATGTGGCTGATGTGCAAATGAGCAGCGACATCCGTTTAGGCATTGTGGACGAAAACGGGGAAGGTGAAGTAGTAGGCGGTGTGGTAGTTGCCCGCTATGGTGAAAACGCCAAAGAAGTTATTGACCGCGTAAAAGAACGCTTAGGTGATGTAGAAAAAGGTTTGCCCCCAGGAGTAAAAATTAAAGTTGCTTACGACCGCAGCGATTTGATTGAAGCCGCTATTGCCACACTCAAAGAAGCCCTTTGGGAGGAGATTGCAGTGGTTTCATTAGTCGTGCTGCTTTTTCTTTTCCATGTGCGCAGTGCAGTTGTTGCCATTGTTACAATTCCTTTATCTGTCCTCATCGGCTTTATTTTAATCAAGCTGTTCGGCATTTCGCTAAATATTATGTCTTTGGGCGGAATTGCTCTTGCCATTGGCGATTTGGTAGATGCCGGAATTGTAATGACCGAAAATGCCTACAAAAATTTAGTGAAAGAAGTAATTCAAAATGCCGACTGA